The following proteins are co-located in the Pseudomonadota bacterium genome:
- a CDS encoding Smr/MutS family protein, with protein sequence MALAIDGVLDLHGFRPSEVKDLVPEYLAECRARGILAVRVIHGKGDGTLRRVVHAALGRLPWVEGFTLAGHGSGGWGATLVGLLPPTPDKE encoded by the coding sequence GTGGCACTCGCGATCGACGGCGTGCTCGATCTGCACGGGTTCCGCCCGTCCGAGGTGAAGGATCTCGTGCCCGAGTACCTCGCCGAGTGCCGCGCGCGCGGCATCCTCGCCGTGCGCGTCATCCACGGCAAGGGCGACGGCACGCTCCGCCGCGTCGTGCACGCGGCGCTCGGGCGGCTGCCGTGGGTCGAGGGCTTCACCCTGGCCGGCCACGGTTCGGGCGGCTGGGGCGCAACCCTCGTGGGTCTCTTGCCACCGACCCCGGACAAGGAATAG
- the hrpB gene encoding ATP-dependent helicase HrpB yields MPDTLTSPLPVDAVLPELVDALRRGPAAILKAPPGTGKSTRVPGAILDAGLLGAGALVMPEPRRNAARAVAAAIAKRRGCALGGEVGYQVRFDRRASAGTRILVVTEGILTRRLIADPLLEGVSCVVLDEFHERSVHADLALAFLKELASVRDDLKIVVMSATIDAGGIGRYLGGAPIVSAEGRAFEVRVEHVPAPDDRPLAVRMCAGIAAALRNAGGGDVLAFLPGAAEIRATAERLEGALAGGGIEIAALYGALGAAEQDRALAPSARRRVVLATNIAETSLTIPGVTAVVDSGLVKRSRWDPRVGLDRLELGAVSASSAEQRAGRAGRVAPGYALRLWSSAAHAGLAASDEPEIRRIDPAPVLLAVLAFHPGDPRAFGFFEAPRAAAFDAGLELLARLGATAPGGFALTETGRSLAALPVHPRLGIILREAARRGRLERGALLAALLEERDVLERGAPAEAGACDLERRAELVERFGREGGDRDAARRLGLDFRAAANAIEAGRQLARSVRPSRGARREDAANLLLPGFPDRVCRRRRKDGRDALMVGGHGVRLSERSCVRSAELFLALAADAGARGERSTGDVLLASGVARADLESAFPWLVRTERAARFDPEREIVCATSRTVFDDLLIEERREERPDAEIAAALLAEAAAARFDDVFAPAPDAARLLSRLAFAAAVLPEESWPDVSRAALAARLPAVCRGLSSFAELRRVDWGGAVQGELGRRARGLLDEEVPDRLAVPSGRRVPIDYAPALAPCGSPVLAVRIQELFGLRAAPRIARGRAAIAIHLLAPSGRPVQVTTDLESFWRSTYPEVRKRLRARYPKHDWPEDPTTAAPTARPGRREKRR; encoded by the coding sequence ATGCCCGACACCCTCACGAGCCCGCTGCCGGTCGACGCCGTGCTCCCGGAGCTCGTCGACGCGCTGCGGCGCGGCCCCGCCGCGATCCTCAAGGCCCCCCCCGGGACCGGCAAGTCGACGCGGGTGCCGGGCGCGATCCTCGACGCGGGGCTCCTCGGCGCGGGGGCGCTCGTGATGCCCGAGCCGCGGCGGAACGCGGCTCGCGCGGTGGCCGCGGCGATCGCGAAGCGGCGCGGGTGCGCGCTCGGCGGCGAGGTCGGGTACCAGGTCCGCTTCGACAGGCGCGCCTCGGCCGGGACGCGCATCCTCGTCGTCACCGAGGGGATCCTGACGCGCCGCCTGATCGCCGATCCGCTGCTCGAGGGCGTCTCGTGCGTCGTCCTCGACGAGTTCCACGAGCGATCCGTGCACGCGGATCTCGCGCTCGCGTTCCTCAAGGAGCTCGCGTCGGTCCGCGACGACCTCAAGATCGTCGTGATGTCCGCGACGATCGACGCCGGGGGGATCGGCCGGTACCTCGGCGGCGCGCCGATCGTCTCGGCAGAGGGGCGCGCGTTCGAGGTCCGCGTCGAGCACGTCCCCGCGCCGGACGATCGACCGCTCGCGGTCCGGATGTGCGCCGGCATCGCCGCGGCGCTGCGCAACGCGGGAGGCGGCGACGTGCTCGCGTTCCTGCCGGGCGCCGCCGAGATCCGCGCGACCGCCGAGCGGCTCGAGGGCGCGCTCGCGGGAGGCGGGATCGAGATCGCGGCGCTCTACGGCGCCCTCGGCGCGGCGGAGCAGGATCGCGCGCTCGCCCCCTCCGCGCGCCGGCGCGTCGTCCTCGCCACGAACATCGCCGAGACCTCGCTCACGATCCCCGGCGTCACCGCGGTCGTCGACAGCGGCCTCGTCAAGCGATCGCGGTGGGATCCGCGCGTCGGCCTCGACCGGCTCGAGCTCGGCGCGGTGAGCGCCTCGAGCGCCGAGCAGCGCGCCGGCCGCGCCGGCCGCGTCGCGCCGGGGTACGCCCTGCGGCTGTGGAGCTCGGCCGCGCACGCCGGCCTCGCGGCGTCGGACGAGCCCGAGATCCGGCGGATCGATCCGGCGCCGGTCCTGCTCGCCGTGCTCGCCTTCCACCCCGGCGATCCGCGCGCGTTCGGCTTCTTCGAGGCGCCGCGTGCGGCGGCCTTCGACGCCGGGCTCGAGCTGCTCGCGCGCCTCGGCGCGACGGCGCCCGGCGGTTTCGCGCTCACCGAGACCGGCCGCTCCCTGGCGGCCCTCCCGGTCCACCCGCGCCTCGGGATCATCCTGCGCGAGGCGGCGCGGCGCGGGCGGCTCGAGCGCGGGGCGCTGCTCGCGGCGCTGCTCGAGGAGCGCGACGTGCTCGAGAGAGGGGCGCCCGCGGAGGCCGGGGCCTGCGATCTCGAAAGGCGCGCGGAGCTCGTGGAGCGCTTCGGGCGGGAAGGGGGCGACCGGGACGCGGCGAGGCGCCTCGGCCTCGACTTCCGGGCGGCGGCGAACGCCATCGAGGCGGGCCGGCAGCTCGCGCGATCCGTCCGTCCGTCGCGCGGCGCGCGCCGGGAGGACGCGGCGAACCTCCTCCTGCCGGGCTTCCCGGATCGCGTGTGCCGACGGCGCCGCAAGGACGGCCGGGACGCGCTCATGGTGGGCGGCCACGGCGTCCGCCTGAGCGAGCGATCCTGCGTGCGCTCCGCGGAGCTGTTCCTCGCGCTCGCGGCCGACGCCGGCGCGCGCGGCGAGCGATCGACGGGCGACGTGCTGCTCGCGAGCGGGGTCGCGCGGGCCGATCTCGAGTCGGCCTTCCCCTGGCTCGTCCGCACCGAGCGCGCCGCGCGCTTCGATCCGGAGCGCGAGATCGTCTGCGCCACGAGCCGGACCGTCTTCGACGATCTGCTCATCGAGGAGCGCCGCGAGGAGCGCCCGGACGCCGAGATCGCCGCCGCGCTGCTCGCCGAGGCGGCCGCCGCGCGCTTCGACGACGTGTTCGCTCCCGCCCCGGACGCCGCGCGCCTCCTCTCCCGGCTCGCGTTCGCGGCCGCCGTGCTCCCCGAGGAGAGCTGGCCGGACGTCTCCCGCGCGGCGCTCGCCGCCAGGCTGCCGGCGGTCTGCCGCGGGCTGTCGAGCTTCGCCGAGCTGCGCCGCGTCGACTGGGGAGGGGCCGTGCAGGGCGAGCTCGGCCGCCGCGCGCGGGGCCTGCTCGACGAGGAGGTGCCCGATCGCCTCGCGGTCCCGTCGGGCCGCCGCGTCCCTATCGACTACGCCCCGGCGCTCGCGCCGTGCGGGTCGCCCGTCCTCGCCGTGCGCATCCAGGAGCTGTTCGGGCTGCGCGCGGCGCCGCGGATCGCCCGCGGCCGCGCCGCGATCGCGATCCACCTGCTGGCGCCGAGCGGGCGGCCCGTGCAGGTGACGACGGACCTCGAGAGCTTCTGGCGCAGCACCTATCCCGAGGTGCGCAAGCGGCTCCGGGCGCGGTACCCGAAGCACGATTGGCCCGAGGACCCGACGACCGCCGCTCCGACCGCGCGGCCGGGACGCCGGGAGAAAAGGCGGTGA
- the rpoZ gene encoding DNA-directed RNA polymerase subunit omega: MARVTVEDCLENVPSRFALVVVATKRTRQLRNGAERRVRSKNREAVTALREIAVGVVTVKQNLQELIEKTVESTVRRPRH; encoded by the coding sequence ATGGCCCGAGTCACCGTCGAAGATTGCCTGGAGAACGTGCCGAGCCGGTTCGCGCTCGTCGTCGTCGCGACCAAGCGGACGCGGCAGCTGCGCAACGGGGCGGAGCGCCGCGTGCGGAGCAAGAACCGCGAGGCCGTGACCGCCCTCCGCGAGATCGCGGTCGGCGTGGTCACGGTCAAGCAGAACCTGCAGGAGCTCATCGAGAAGACGGTCGAGTCGACGGTCCGCCGCCCGCGCCATTGA
- a CDS encoding A/G-specific adenine glycosylase has product MSTSRRSRSAAALLAWYVRARKPLPWRDDPSPYRVWVGEVMSQQTALPIAARRFEELVAELPGVEALAACDEPALGRLWAGLGYYARARNLRRGAAYIAGELGGRFPTDAAGWRLVPGCGPYTAAVIASVCFGERVASVDGNAVRVASRLLALRDPWSKEGGRAIAELLGAMVGGAERPGDLNQAIMELGQEICAVRSPRCGECPVAIACAARREGIVDLCPPPKPRPAPVDVALAAIVLRRASTGRIALARRTDGFLSGTIGFPLAPPEIAAALGARLLEGGFRHTITRHRLTCSVAVVECRGASRAFPKPLLALVEPKPLWLTPAQAESRLEASLDRKAMAVLREASGTKASGTKASGTKASGTTGTWGTGGIAGSQWF; this is encoded by the coding sequence GTGTCTACGAGCCGACGATCTAGGAGCGCCGCCGCCCTGCTCGCCTGGTACGTCCGGGCGAGGAAGCCGTTGCCGTGGCGCGACGATCCGTCCCCCTACCGCGTCTGGGTCGGCGAGGTGATGAGCCAGCAGACCGCGCTCCCGATCGCGGCGCGTAGGTTCGAGGAGCTCGTCGCGGAGCTGCCGGGCGTCGAGGCGCTCGCCGCGTGCGACGAGCCTGCGCTCGGGCGCCTCTGGGCCGGGCTCGGCTACTACGCGCGGGCGCGCAACCTCCGCAGGGGCGCGGCGTACATCGCCGGCGAGCTCGGCGGGCGGTTCCCGACCGACGCGGCAGGCTGGCGGCTCGTGCCCGGCTGCGGCCCGTACACCGCGGCGGTGATCGCGAGCGTCTGCTTCGGCGAGCGGGTGGCGAGCGTCGACGGGAACGCGGTGCGCGTCGCGAGCCGCCTCCTCGCCCTGCGCGATCCGTGGAGCAAGGAGGGCGGGCGCGCGATCGCCGAGCTGCTCGGCGCGATGGTCGGCGGCGCCGAACGGCCCGGCGATCTCAACCAGGCGATCATGGAGCTCGGCCAGGAGATCTGCGCCGTGCGCTCCCCGCGGTGCGGCGAGTGCCCGGTGGCGATCGCGTGCGCGGCGCGGCGAGAGGGGATCGTCGATCTCTGCCCCCCACCCAAGCCGCGGCCGGCGCCCGTCGACGTGGCGCTCGCGGCGATCGTCCTTCGGCGCGCGTCGACGGGGAGGATCGCGCTCGCGCGGCGGACCGACGGCTTCCTCTCGGGCACGATCGGCTTCCCGCTCGCCCCGCCGGAGATCGCAGCCGCGCTCGGGGCTCGGCTCCTCGAGGGCGGGTTCAGGCACACCATCACGCGCCACCGGCTGACGTGCTCCGTCGCGGTCGTGGAGTGTCGCGGCGCGTCGCGCGCGTTCCCGAAGCCGCTTCTCGCGCTCGTCGAGCCGAAGCCGCTCTGGCTCACCCCCGCCCAGGCCGAGTCCCGCCTCGAGGCGTCGCTCGATCGCAAGGCGATGGCGGTGCTGCGCGAGGCGAGCGGGACGAAGGCAAGCGGGACGAAGGCAAGTGGGACGAAGGCAAGTGGGACTACGGGGACTTGGGGGACAGGTGGGATTGCGGGGTCCCAATGGTTCTAG
- a CDS encoding SMP-30/gluconolactonase/LRE family protein, with amino-acid sequence MAKQLYFVFTILALSGAASCAQDPPYFFMSGTDSDSDSDSDSDSDSDTDSDSDTDSDTDADSDTDSDGDAGIDCDDPITGPLDIVQVGNAIASEDLAFDGDGNVVGSDDSSLFKSPYSGDPVFWVANTNFRAGLRALPTGDIVYCNDQAGSIVRVDADTGTRTTVMTGLSYPNGITVGQNGLVYFSEHNAGRVWRLNPYTGESLLLVSGMTNPNGVTFNEDYTALYIGEFCGSGDVYRLPIDEDGEPGEIEVFAENVGSGCLDGIGVDACGYVYICDYGCEGSWDDSCVYRISPEGIVEPDPLIRPSWQQYLPNFDWGTGAGGWDAKSIYFAGGWDHHVFEVYVGVSGKPRVYP; translated from the coding sequence ATGGCAAAACAGTTGTACTTTGTCTTCACGATCCTGGCTCTCTCGGGCGCGGCGTCCTGCGCGCAGGATCCGCCGTACTTCTTCATGTCCGGCACGGACTCGGATTCCGATTCGGATTCGGATTCGGACTCGGACTCGGACACCGATTCCGACTCGGACACGGACTCGGACACGGACGCGGACTCGGATACGGATTCGGACGGCGACGCCGGCATCGACTGCGACGACCCGATCACGGGGCCGCTCGACATCGTGCAGGTCGGCAACGCGATCGCGTCCGAGGACCTGGCGTTCGACGGCGACGGGAACGTGGTGGGCTCGGACGACTCCTCGCTGTTCAAGTCGCCCTACTCGGGCGATCCGGTCTTCTGGGTGGCGAACACGAACTTCCGCGCGGGGCTCCGCGCGCTGCCGACCGGCGACATCGTCTACTGCAACGATCAGGCCGGGTCGATCGTGCGCGTCGACGCGGACACCGGCACGCGCACCACCGTGATGACGGGGCTCTCCTACCCGAACGGCATCACCGTGGGGCAGAACGGCCTCGTGTACTTCTCCGAGCACAACGCGGGGAGGGTGTGGCGGCTCAATCCGTACACCGGGGAGAGCCTGCTGCTCGTGAGCGGCATGACCAACCCGAACGGCGTCACGTTCAACGAGGACTACACCGCGCTGTACATCGGCGAGTTCTGCGGCAGCGGCGACGTGTACCGCCTCCCGATCGACGAGGACGGGGAGCCGGGCGAGATCGAGGTGTTCGCCGAGAACGTGGGCTCGGGCTGCCTCGACGGCATCGGCGTGGACGCCTGCGGGTACGTCTACATCTGCGACTACGGGTGCGAAGGCAGCTGGGACGACAGCTGCGTCTACAGGATCTCGCCGGAGGGGATCGTGGAACCGGATCCCCTCATCCGGCCGTCCTGGCAGCAGTACCTCCCGAACTTCGACTGGGGCACGGGCGCCGGGGGTTGGGACGCGAAGTCGATCTACTTCGCCGGCGGCTGGGATCACCACGTCTTCGAGGTGTACGTCGGCGTTTCCGGCAAACCGAGGGTGTACCCATGA
- a CDS encoding PEP/pyruvate-binding domain-containing protein, with product MRLKSVSRSGLAVSAGALAITVAAAAAGCGGGGGAADAGPSWECVIEEVDGGGEPEFSRQIGCWEDYLQLAAAPMSATISGGRSVKTVIDQYDGEDALYFQNTGTYPIHFDFCSSHLSGDGKPYITDLGQFNTTEYYDPARRFLLGALSYYEGPDAWVYEIAPYDTATAGMIEKAFLLIQPNVYVGDNLFFHPTSETVEAEAAKLPDTVPVITNDELYAGIDYQPLNLGMSMGQLRFFHADDLAESYLSFRDIAVLDEVPNDISVCSGIVTEQFQTPLSHVNVLSQNRGTPNMGLKGAFDDEELRELEGRWVRFEVNEFDWSIVEVTKEEADAWWEEHKPSEVGVPDLDLSVTGLWDVEDVLKIGPKETLGMALDKAIPAFGGKASHYSAFPHIVDEDSGEPLIPYPDAFAVPVRYYWEFMERNGFLDWVDDMLADEEFQGDPAIRDQRLAELREAMKSAPVDLGFAKMLIHKLKTEYPGIPCRFRSSTNAEDLDGFTGAGLYESKTGDLDDPDDNVFDAVRTVWAATWRFRAFEEREYRSIDHRKVGMALLVHRSFPDEEANGVAITANIFDSAGLEPGHYINVQKGGFSVVLPDPGLTTDQLLVYYAVPGKPIVYLGHSNLVPDDENVLAREQVLALSEKLSIIHTFFAEEYGPKEAGDFYGMDTEFKFEDEWIEPDNPYGLVIKQARPYPGWNSGGGG from the coding sequence ATGAGATTGAAGTCTGTCTCGAGGTCGGGGTTGGCCGTGTCGGCGGGCGCGCTCGCGATCACCGTGGCGGCCGCCGCGGCGGGGTGCGGCGGTGGCGGCGGCGCGGCCGACGCGGGGCCGAGCTGGGAGTGCGTGATCGAGGAGGTCGACGGCGGCGGCGAGCCCGAGTTCTCCCGGCAGATCGGGTGCTGGGAGGACTACCTCCAGCTCGCGGCGGCGCCGATGTCCGCGACGATCTCGGGCGGGCGCTCGGTGAAGACGGTCATCGATCAGTACGACGGCGAGGACGCCCTCTACTTCCAGAACACCGGGACGTACCCGATCCACTTCGACTTCTGCTCCAGCCACCTGTCCGGGGACGGCAAGCCGTACATCACCGATCTCGGGCAGTTCAACACGACCGAGTACTACGACCCGGCGCGGCGCTTCCTGCTCGGCGCGCTGAGCTACTACGAGGGGCCGGACGCCTGGGTCTACGAGATCGCGCCGTACGACACCGCGACCGCCGGGATGATCGAGAAGGCGTTCCTCCTCATCCAGCCGAACGTCTACGTCGGCGACAACCTCTTCTTCCACCCGACGTCCGAGACGGTCGAGGCCGAGGCGGCGAAGCTGCCCGACACGGTCCCGGTGATCACGAACGACGAGCTGTACGCGGGCATCGACTACCAGCCGCTCAACCTCGGGATGTCGATGGGCCAGCTCCGCTTCTTCCACGCGGACGATCTCGCGGAGAGCTACCTCTCGTTCCGCGACATCGCCGTGCTCGACGAGGTGCCGAACGACATCTCCGTGTGCAGCGGCATCGTCACCGAGCAGTTCCAGACGCCGCTCTCCCACGTCAACGTGCTGTCCCAGAACCGCGGCACGCCCAACATGGGGCTCAAGGGCGCGTTCGACGACGAGGAGCTCCGCGAGCTCGAGGGCCGGTGGGTCCGGTTCGAGGTGAACGAGTTCGACTGGAGCATCGTCGAGGTGACGAAGGAGGAGGCCGACGCCTGGTGGGAGGAGCACAAGCCGAGCGAGGTCGGCGTGCCCGACCTCGACCTCTCCGTGACCGGGCTCTGGGACGTGGAGGACGTCCTCAAGATCGGGCCGAAGGAGACGCTCGGCATGGCGCTCGACAAGGCGATCCCCGCGTTCGGCGGCAAGGCGAGCCACTACTCGGCGTTCCCGCACATCGTCGACGAGGACTCCGGGGAGCCGCTGATCCCGTACCCCGACGCGTTCGCGGTCCCGGTCCGCTACTACTGGGAGTTCATGGAGCGGAACGGCTTCCTCGACTGGGTCGACGACATGCTCGCGGACGAGGAGTTCCAGGGCGATCCGGCGATCCGCGATCAGCGGCTCGCCGAGCTGCGCGAGGCGATGAAGTCGGCGCCCGTCGATCTCGGGTTCGCGAAGATGCTGATCCACAAGCTGAAGACCGAGTACCCGGGCATCCCGTGCCGGTTCCGGTCGAGCACCAACGCCGAGGATCTCGACGGGTTCACCGGCGCCGGGCTGTACGAGTCGAAGACCGGCGACCTGGACGACCCCGACGACAACGTGTTCGACGCGGTGCGCACCGTGTGGGCCGCGACGTGGCGGTTCCGGGCGTTCGAGGAGCGCGAGTACCGCTCGATCGACCACCGGAAGGTGGGCATGGCGCTGCTCGTCCACCGCTCGTTCCCGGACGAGGAGGCGAACGGCGTCGCCATCACGGCGAACATCTTCGACTCGGCGGGGCTCGAGCCCGGCCACTACATCAACGTGCAGAAGGGCGGCTTCTCGGTCGTGCTCCCGGATCCGGGGCTGACGACCGACCAGCTCCTCGTGTACTACGCCGTCCCCGGCAAGCCGATCGTCTACCTCGGCCACTCCAACCTCGTGCCCGACGACGAGAACGTGCTGGCGCGCGAGCAGGTCCTCGCCCTGAGCGAGAAGCTGAGCATCATCCACACCTTCTTCGCCGAGGAGTACGGGCCGAAGGAGGCCGGCGACTTCTACGGCATGGACACGGAGTTCAAATTCGAGGATGAGTGGATCGAACCGGACAACCCGTACGGGCTCGTCATCAAGCAGGCGAGGCCGTACCCGGGGTGGAATTCCGGCGGAGGAGGGTGA